The DNA window TGGGCGGCGATTGAGAAAATTTGCGGCGCGTTCAATTCACCCACGCTGGAGCGCTTCTTCGGTCGGCGCGATACTGCTTGGGCTGCCAACCTCGAACCACTGACCAGTGAAGGCGACACCGAACAATCGCTCCTCCTCTATCGCGCGGCTCCACAGAACATTGGTAGAGAATTTTCCGGCTGGCGCGTCTCGTAACAATCGGTGTGAAACAAGCTGAATGCCGGTGTAGATAAATGGAGCGATCCGGCCCGACCGTCTACGTGACACCTTGCCAAGCGCGTCCATGTGAAAATCGCCTTTGCCGCGAAAATTGCGTGCTGAACCGTGAGGAACGAGCAGCAACAGCGCGTCCATCTCCTGTGCATTCCACCGTTTTGACAAATCATGAAACGCCGTTTGCGGACCCTCAAGCCAGATATTATCCGAATTCAGGCAGAAGAATGGATCGGGCAATTGCCCCTGTGCTTTGACCATACCGCCGCCGGTTTCGAGCAATTCTTCGCGCTCGTCAGAAATCACGACTTTCGGATTACGGCGTTCCAGGACATGCGCTTCCAATGCGTCGGCAAGATAATGCACATTGACAACTGCGTCCGTAACACCCGCATCTGCCAAGCGGTCCAGCGTGTGGTCAATCAGCGGTTTTCCGGCAACGCGAACCAATGGCTTGGGCTGAGAGGCCGTGAGCGGGCGCATCCGTTTTCCCATGCCGGCGGCCATCACCATCGCAGCTTCGGATGCGAGCTTGGTCATTTCGGCAGAGCCCCTTTGGCATAACGGATAGGATGCGGAATATTAGTATCAAACCATGCTGCAACCGGGGCCAAGGCGGGATGCAGCAAATCGCGTTCCATAGCCTCCCAGACTCGCGGGATGAAATCGAGGTAGTGCGGCTTGCCATCGCGCTGATTCAGCCGCGTGAAGATCCCGACGATCTTGGCGTTTCGCTGCGCACCAAGCCGCGCGTAATCTGCCTCGAAATGCTCGTCAGCATTCGCCTGCTTAAGGTAATGATCAAGCATATCCCGTTCCAATTCTGGCGAGACTTCGCGCCGCGCATCCTGAAGCAACGAAACCAGATCATAAGCGGGATGGCCCACCAGCGCATCTTGGAAATCAATCAGTCCTTGTTGACCAGAACCATCGGCAGCGGGACCAAGCAACATGATGTTTTCTGCATGATAATCGCGCAGCACGGTAACGCCAGGCTGTTGCCGGGCGTACATTGGTCCGAGTGCTTCGATCCAAGCATTCTGGTAAGAAGGTTCATCAACTTCCAACCCGGCTGCAGGACAAAACCATTCGGTCAGCAAAGCGGTCTCGCGCTGATAGACGCTCATATCGTAGGCAGGAAAGGGACCAGCTGGGCGGCGGTGTAAATCGACGAGCGCATCTATCGCCGCCCGGTACGCCAAATCTTCCCCTTGCGGATTATCATCAAGCCAATCACGCATCCGGTCATTCCCGAAATCTTCGATCAGGACCCAGCCCTGCGTCGCATCTTCAGCATAGATTTCCGGCGCGCGCTGATCATTCTCGTTGAGCCATTTGGCCACATGAAGGAACGGCTGTGGGTCTTCTTCGGGAGGGGGAGCGAACATCAACATTGCTTTGCGCTCGCTCGCGGTGATGCGGAAATAGCGGCGGAAGGACGCATCGCCCGGTATGGGATCGATGGATGCATCGACCCACCCGGCGGATTTCAGGAAAGAATCAATACCGGCAGGAAGTTTGCTCATGGCAAACGGCTTAGCCAACCAACCCCTGCTTCCACAATCGCGATCCGGCCTTCATCCGCAGTTTCCAGTAGAATTGACAGGCAATTCGCTTCATGCGCGAAGCCGCCAGCATGATCGGGCCATTCAGCAACCAGGATTGCCCCCTCGCGGTAATCAGCCAGACCAATTTCTTCCACTTCAGACGGGCTCTTGAGGCGATAGAAATCAGCATGGACCAACGGCAGCGATACAGCCGGCGGATCGTAGGTTTCAATAATCGTGAAAGTCGGAGAGGGAACCTCGCCATTATACCCCAAAGCCGCAATCACCGCCCGCGCCAAAGTGGTCTTTCCTGCGCCCAGCCCCCCGGTTAACGCCACCACATCACCGGGCACGAGTTTTGCAGCGATCCGCTCGCCAAACGCATTCATCGCGTCAAGATCGGGCAATTCCACTTTCACGACGCGGTCACGAGTGGAGCCGGATAATCGCAGCGGTGCCTTCGCCTTTGCGAGATTCAATTTGCAATGTGCCGCCGTGCGATTCGACCAGTTGCTTCGCCAGCGGAATGCCCAATCCTTGGCGCCGCTCGTCGATCTGGCCTTCTAGCGCGCGGGATAATTCTTGCGGCGTCATGCCGGCGCCATTGTCCGAAATCACAATTTGCGCGACGCCTTTGTTCTTCGACAGATCGACCAGAATTTTGCCGCCCGATGCCGTTGCGGCGATTGCATTGTCGAGCAATTGGCCGATTGCTCTGCCCAACTGCCTTTCGTCGGCATCTATTTTGCCGGTTGCCTTGCTGCCGCGAAGGTCGAGCGTAATGCCGCCGTCTTCAATCGCTTGCTCTCGCGTACGAACAATGCTGGTTACAAACGGCAGCATGTCGAGCCGCTTGATCGTCAGCGGCAACAGTCCCGCCTCGCTCTGTGAAAGGTCCAGCACGTTTTCGACCTGGTCGGTCAGCCGCGCAACAGACTGCAAGATTGCCGCCACGTATTCCTTTCCCTGATCGGACAGGTCGCCAGCCACCCCCGCCTCAAGCAATTCGGCGAAACCGCCAATCGAAGTCAGCGGCGTGCGGAATTCATAGGACATATTGGACAGGAATTTGGTCTTCACTTCTTCAGACGCTTCGAGCGCTTTATTGCGTTCGCGGAGCGAATCTTCCGCCATTTGCGAATCTGTAATGTCGAGCACAGTCAGCAAACCATTCCCATCAGGAAGAGGTACGCCTGCAAACTCCAGCGTACGGCCATCGGCCATCGCTAGCCGGCCGCCCTGTTCCTTGCGGTCCAAGGTGGCGGAACGGATAACTTCGCCGATGGATTTGACCTGTTTGGGCTTTTCGAGGTTCTGCGCGATCGCTTCGAGCAAATCAGGTGCAAGAGGATGCGCGTCCAGGTGGTCAGGTTCCAGACCCCACGTCCCGGCAAAACTTCGATTCCAAAGCTGCAATCGGCCATCCGGCGCGAATACAGCCAAAGCTTCAAACAGACTGTCGAATGTGGCTGTGCGTGTGCGTAGCAGCGTGTCGCGAGTGGCTGAAAGCGCGAGCTGTTCGGTCCGGTCCTCCGCAATCAGCACCAAACCGCCATCGGGCATTGGTTGGGCAATAATTCGCAGGTGTGTACCATCGGATAACGGCCAAGCCTCTTCCTGCGCAGCACCAGCGGAAAACCAGCCCACATGCTCGGCGCGCCATTCGGGGAAGTTGCGCACTTCGGGAGTTTTGCCATTTTCGCGGGCGCTCAGCAGCAGCCGTTCAAAATCAAGACCCTGAATCACTGCCCCGGAATTGAGCGCGAATATCCGGCGAAATGGTCCATTAGCGAACGCCAGCTTCCTGCCCGCATCGAATTGCCCCACTCCGATCGAGAGTTGATCGAGTATCGAGCGTTGCGCATCGCGAAATGCCCGGAACTCACGCCCTAGTTCTTCCATCTCCTCGATATCAACGGCATATCCGGCAACACCTTCCTTATCCAACGGCAAGTCGCTGACTCGCAAGCTGCGGCGCTCACCATCGATGGTCGATGTCACGATTCGCTCAATTGGCATGTTCTTATCAGCGGCTTGGCCGGCAATCTGAGCGGCGGTTAACCCATCGACCGGCTCGATCAATTCCAATTGCTGATCAACGGCCACTTCAGCACTGGGTGCGCCAACTGCGGTAACGTAAGCCTTGTTGACCAATTGCAGCTTCGCATCGGTCCCGCGAAACCACATCGGCATCGGAGCAGCTTCGATTATTCCGACCAGCGCGCCGAAATCTCCGCGTGCGCGTGCAGCCTCCTCTCGGAGCCGAGACAGTTCGCTCTCGCTCTCGCTGAAGTCGAAAATCCACACCAGCGCCGCACCTCCCGGTGATACTTGCGGATCAGCTAGTACGCCCCGCACGGCCAGACTGCGCTGAGACCCGGGCGGAGTGAGCGCCATGCGGAACGGAGCGGCAGTTTTTTGGCAGCGCCGTATATTCTGAGACAATTCGGCCAGTTGACTGGTTGAAAGCCCTTTGCCCGGCCCGCCTTCCAATTCGCTCAAATATTCCGGCAAAAGATCAAGGCCGAACCAGCCAGCCAACCGGTCAGAGCCTTCTATGCGCCCATCGGTGCGGACAATCAGCGGGATCGCCGGTGCCTCATCAATCATACGCGCCATCCGCCTCGCGGCTTTTCGGCTGCCTTCAGCCTTGCGGGATTTAGCGGCGGAGGCAATCATCATCCACGCCGCCCCAACCGTCCAAGCGGCCAGTAGCAATCCTATCAGGATCAGCGCAGTGGGTGAGAGTTCCATGACAATTCAGCTATGCCGCTAGCGCCCATCTTGCAATGGTCCATCGCCGCCAATCAGGAAAGAATTGCGGTAAAAATGAAAACGCCATTCCCGCAGGGCGAGAATGGCGTCTTTCCATCGTCAAAACTGCATTTGGCAGCTCTGCGAAAGAGAGTGTCTTAGTAGCGGTAATGTTCGGGTTTGAACGGACCCTCGACAGGCACACCGATGTAATCGGCCTGGTTCTGGCTTAGCTTGGTCAGCTTAACGCCCAGCTTCTCAAGGTGCAGCGCAGCAACTTTTTCGTCGAGATGCTTGGGCAAAACGTAGACTTCGTTATTGTACTGCTCACCCTTGGTATAGAGCTCAATCTGCGCCAACACCTGATTGGTGAACGAGCAGCTCATCACAAAGCTTGGGTGCCCGGTGGCACAACCAAGATTCACCAGACGGCCTTTGGCGAGGATAATGATTTGCTTGCCATCGGGGAATGTCACGAGGTCAGTCCCCGGCTTGATTTCTGCCCAATCATAATTGTCGAGAGCGCCAATTTGGATCTCGCTGTCGAAGTGACCGATGTTGCACACGATACTCATCGGCTTCATCGCCTTCATGTGCTCGGCGGTGATGACATCTTCATTGCCCGTCGTGGTGACGAAAATGTCGCAACGCTTGGTCGCTTCTTCCATCGTGACAACTTCATAACCTTCCATCGCCGCTTGCAATGCGCAAATCGGGTCGATTTCAGTGACCATAACGCGCGCGCCGCCATTGCGCAGGCTGTCGGCCGAACCCTTGCCCACATCACCAAAGCCGGCGACACATGCGACCTTACCGGCAAGCATTACATCAGTTGCACGGCGGATCGCGTCGACTAGCGATTCCTTACAACCATATAGGTTGTCGAACTTGGACTTGGTCACGCTGTCATTGACGTTTATCGCAGGGAAGGGCAATTTGCCGTTCTTGGCGAGGTGGTAAAGGCGGTGAACGCCAGTGGTTGTTTCCTCTGAAACGCCCTTCAAATTCTGAACTGTTTTGGTCAGATAGCCAGGGTGCTTGGCAATATAGGCCTTAACCGCGCGCTGCATTTCAATTTCTTCGGGATTGGTCGGCGCAGGCATTGTCTCGCCAGCTTCCAAACGTGCGCCCCACAGTGCGAACGAAGTCGCATCGCCGCCATCATCAAGGATGATGTTGGCTGTTTGGTCAGGATCTGCATCTGTGCCCCATGCAAAGATATTGCCGACGTAATCCCAATATTCGGCGAGGGTTTCACCCTTAATCGCGAAAATCGGGATGCCGGCAGCAGCCATAGCAGCAGCAGCGTGATCTTGGGTCGAATAGATGTTGCAAGTAGCCCAGCGGACTTCGGCGCCAAGAGCGGTCAAAGTTTCCATTAGAACAGCAGTCTGGATGGTCATGTGTAGCGAACCGGTGATCCGCGCACCCGTTAGTGGTTTGCTATCACCGAACTCTTCGCGAAGCGCCATCAGGCCCGGCATTTCTGTTTCGGCAATGTTGATTTCCGCACGACCGTAATCGGCGAGGGAAATGTCCTGGATGATATAATCTTGTTTATCGGCGGCCACGCAAAGTCTCCTGAATTCAAAAAAGTCGCACCCGATTGCAGGCGCTTTTGGATTGCCGGTCACCTAGCGATTTGAATGCCCAGATGCAAATATAAAGATATCCTTATATCATCTAATCATTGCCGCAACGCACACACTTCCTATATCAACCGCCACAAGACATTCTCACGAAAGGAAATTACTAATGACAATTGCAGTAGGCGACACTCTTCCAGACGTTAAATTGGTCAAAGCAACCCCAGAAGGACCCGAAGCTGTTCAATCGAGCGACTATTTCGCTGGCAAGAAAGTGGCTCTTTTCAGTGTGCCCGGTGCTTACACGCCGACTTGTTCAGCACGCCACCTGCCCGGTTTCGTCGAGAAATCTGATGAACTGAAAGCCAAAGGAATCGACGAGATTGCCTGCACCGCAGTTAATGACGCATTCGTTCTTGGCGCATGGAAAGACGCTAACAATGCAGATGGCATAACAATGCTTGGCGATGGTAACGGCGATTTCGCCCAAGCAATCGGCCTAACCATGGACGGCTCGGGATTTGGCCTGGGTCAGCGCGGCCAACGTTTTTCGATGGTCGTCAACAACGGCGTTGTCGAACAGCTAAATGTTGAAGCACCTGGCGATTTCTCTGTCAGCAGCGCAGAGCACATGCTCGGGCAATTGTAAGCCTTTGAGGTCCGGGTGGCGCTGCGGCGCTGCCCGGTCCATTCTGGTGCATATATTTACGAACCACATTATAACATTTCGCAGCTAGCCGGACGCGCTGATAACCTTCCGTACCGCCACTCTTGGCGGTTTTTTGTGGGGGCGGACCTTCTGAAGCAAGTTCCTAGCGTCGATCCCGAAGGTCGCCGCCGCTTCATGCTATAGTCAATAGCCCATCAGGCTGAGCACTTCTTTGCGGCTTCGCTGGTCTTCTAGAAACGTGCCCATCATCCGGCTGGTAACCATCCCCACGCCGGGTGTACGCACTCCGCGCGCCGTCATGCACGCATGACTTGCATCGATAACCACCGCGACGCCGCGTGGCTCAAGGTGCTCCCAGATGCATTCCGCCACTTCAGCGGTAAGACGTTCCTGAATTTGCAGGCGACGCGCATATCCGTGAAGCACTCTTGCCAGCTTCGAAATTCCCACAACGCGGTTGGTCGGCAAATAAGCAATCGCAGCCTTGCCGATAATTGGTGCCATGTGGTGCTCGCAATGAGACTGGAACGGGATGTCTTTCAGCAGCACGATCTCTTCGTAACCGCCTACTTCTTCAAAAACACGGCTAAGATGGACCGCCGGGTCTTCCTGATACCCTTGGCAATATTCCTTCCAAGCACGCGCAACACGCTTCGGTGTGTCGAGCAACCCTTCACGAGCAGGGTCATCGCCCGACCATGCGATCAACGTCCGTATGGCGTCTTGAACATCGTCTGGAACGTGAACCTTGCCACTCTCAAGATCTTCATCGCTAGCGGCAAATTTATTCATCTATCAATCCAGTACGAAAGCGTTGGTACCAAATCAAAAGCCAGCCAACCTTCGGAAAGCTTCCCCCGGGGCATGGCTGGCAAATGGTTTGTAGTTGTGGGCTGCTTGCACCCAAACAGTGTCAAAATGCAAATGTCTTGTCGGTGTTTCTGCGCGAAACGGCGACGCTCTACTCTTTGCCTTCGCCCATCTTTTCAGGTGTCACTTCGGCATCGGCATGTTCGGCTTTCTTACGCTTTTCGAAAACATCGCTCATATGCGCCTCATCTTCGGCGGTCAGATATTTTTCAAAATCGGGGAAATGATCGTCTTCTTCTTCCTCGATATGATGCAGATAATCATGCTTGAGTTGTTTGAATTTTTGCAGCCATGCTCCTGTTGCCATGTCAGTGGCGGCCAAATCATTCAGCGCTTCATTTAATTCGTGATGTTCCGCCACCGAATGGCGCGTGTCATCAGTCGTCGGGGGCTTGCGCAGCATCGTCGAATAGAGCGCTTGCTCCTCTGCTGCTGCGTGACTTTTAACTTCTTTCGTAAACCGCGTGAACAGTTCGTCGCGCTCGGCCGTCTTGCCTTCAGTGTTCGCGATTTTTTCAAGCAGTTCACGGTGGTGATCATGATCCTGTTTGAGGCGCTCAAAAATCTTTTCGGCGGTAGCCATGGGTGTAGTCCTTTCAAATTGCGTTTGATTTCATAACTATCTGCCCGGCCGTGGGTTCCGCATTCAATCTGGAATTTGCCTGCCGCGTCACCATATCCGGGCTATGCCTTTATCATCACCCCCCTATCCCACCCGCGAAATGTTTGAGGAGGAAGCCTTGGCGGCCCTCGCATCGATCCCTGAATTCCTGCGCGAGAGATTGGCGAATGTGGTACTCAAGGTTGAAGAGTTTGCGACGCCCGAGCAGCTACAATCGGTGAACATTGCCACTCGATGGGGCTTGAGCGGCCTATATGAAGGCAGGCCGCTATCTAAGGAGTCAGTCTGGGAGAGCGGCGATCTTCCCCCCGTAATTTCCTTGTTCAGACAGCCATTGTTGCGCGAATGGATCGATACCGGGGTTGGATTGAAAGAACTGATACGGCACGTGGTGATCCACGAAGCGGGGCATCATTTCGGCTTTTCCGACGATGATATGCATCAGCTCGAGAGAATGGCGGAAGACTAGCTCGGGCACAAATGTCACGGACTTGAAAGACGCCAGCGAAACTCGGCCATCAATTCGCGATCTCCGACTTCGTGCAGAGCGCACAAATCGCATTTTCCGAAATCACAAACAAAAAAGAGCACCCCGGCGGGATGCTCTTTTTAATGGTGCACCCGGAAGGATTCGAACCTCCGGCCCCCTGATTCGTAGTCAGGTACTCTATCCAGCTGAGCTACGGGTGCACTTGGAGGGCGGCACATAAGGGGGCATGTTCAGCTTGGCAATGCTTTATTGCCCAAAATACGCACTCAATTGACGTTCCCCCCTAAGATTAGTGGAAAAGCCGGTCTACAAGGCTGCAATCGAGCGGCGGTTTATCCAGTCTGGCCATCTGGGCCGGGGTAAACCAGCCGACTGCTCCGCCTTCCAACGCTACGGGTTCGCCTATCCACTCGTTCAGCCTGTAAAGAAGTATTACAATCGGCGGTATAACGCCCTCACTCCCGGATTCGGCAAAGCCAATCGGGACGGCATTGGCACAATCGATCGCAACCCCCAATTCCTCCGTAATCTCCCTTATCAACGCATTTACGGGTGTTTCGCCGGATTCAACCTTGCCACCGGGAAATTCCCATAAGCCGCCATGGTGCTTGTCCGCAGGGCGCTTATGCATCAGCCAGCGCCCATCGGGCCGCTCGAAAGCTGCAGCAACAACTGTCAACAATGTCGGAATATTTTCCAGTTTGCGAACCCCCTTCAACCATTTCTTAAGATTTCAATCAGACAAGGGCAAATCAGAATTGTAACCGATGGATGTACCCATGACACTGATGCAACTCCTAACTCGGATCGCCAATGACGATCGTGGGAGCACAGCTATCGAATACGGACTGATCGCTTCTTTGGTTGTTATCGCATCCATTGGTGCTTTCGAGGCTGTTGCCAACGAAAACACCGGACTTTGGGGTGTCGTATCCAGCCAAATCAATGACGCGATGGGTGAAGGATAAAATTCAGCCAGCCGGCTTAGGACTTTATAAACTTGTTGCACCTATCTCGAATATCGCTCGGCCTGAAAATAACCAGGATGGCTTAGCATCGAAGACTATAACCAGGAGACTAAAGATGAAATTTTTCAAAAACCTTCTTCGCGACGAACAGGGCGCGACTGCTATCGAATACGGTCTGATTGCCGCTCTTATCGCTGTTGCAGCGATTACTGCGATGCAAGGCCTCGGTAACGAGCTGAACACCACATTCTCGACTGTGTCGACTAAGATGGGTGAATCGAACACCGTCTAATAGACGGTTCGATACCAAATCAAAGAAAGGCGGCAGGGCTTCCCTGCCGCCTTTTTTGTTGTGTGAGGTGCTTTTTGTGTGCCTTCAAACGCCGGGTACTTGCATCAGCAGGCTTGGTTTCACGCTGACTTGCGGCAAGCGGTCAACTCGGCGGCCTAAAGAAGAGATTTTATTGCCCACGCCTGGCCCCAAGAAAACAAAAATTATCTTCCGCGAACGACGATTTTGACCTTTTGACCCGCCTGCAGCGTATCGCCAGTGCCCAACCCGTTCAGCACACGAAAGCGTTCAACCTTGCCCGAATCATAGGCCATCCGGTTGGCGAGCGACTGAATCGTGTCACCGCGCCCGACTGTAACCACGTCAATAACACGCGGCACGATAGCGTTCGCCTCGGTTTGCGAAATCTTTCGCATCGAATTGAACATCGCATTGAAGGCCGATCCATTTCCTGCCGGCGTAATGGTTGCAAAATGATAGGCACGGTCATTGGCAAACTCATACGCGAAGACCACTACATCCACAGAATTGCCGCCTGAGGTTACCCGCGCGGTACCATAGGCCGCCGGTATTCCATTCACGGTCGTCCGCTTTATGTCGGCAGGCCGCAATTGTTGTTGCTCTGAGCTCAAGCTGGCAAACACGCTATTAATATATGTGTTGAGATTGCCATTATAGGCGGCAAGCGAGAATTGCGCCTTTCCGCTTTGGCCGTTGATCGACACAGCGCGGGTGCCATTGACCATATAGAAACCCTGCGGCGCGGTGAAGGACAGACGCAGTTCCGGGTGGATAAATTGGCGACCCTCGACAACGCCCTGCTTAGGATCATCTCCGTAAGTGATTCCGTCAATTCGGGTCAGAAATGTGTCGCGGTTGGTTGTGCCCGTCCCGCCAGCAGCTTTGGCCAAGGCAGTGCGGACGCGGCTGGCCGGATCGGGATGGGTCGAGGCCCAAGCCGGAATATTGGCGCTTTCACGTCCTTGCAAACGCGCGTCGAGCGCATTTTGGTCTGCCAAGCTTTGCAGAACAGTGCCCATTGCGCGCGGATCATAGCCGGCCTTGGTCAGATATTCGATGCCCAGATCATCAGCCTGCAATTCTTGGCTGCGCGAAAACTTCAACGTCAGCATCTGCGAGCCTTGCAAAAACCCCTTGGACAAGGTGTTGCCGATCTGGCTGTCGCCCAGAACTACACCGGTCAGAATTGCGAGACCTGTTCCCAACAGCGAATTCTTCTGAGCCTCAGACTGGCGACGCTGCGAATGGCGAGCCGCAACGTGGCCAACTTCGTGGCCCAATACGCCCGCAAGTTCGGCTTCATTGTTCATCAAGGCAACCAATTGCCGGGTCGAATAAATATAACCGCCAGGCACGGCGAATGCGTTGTTAACCGGGCTATTGAGCAACGAAACGGTGAAGGAATCACGCGCATTGCCAAGGCCCGACTGCACGGCGATATTCTTACCCACTTGCTCTACATAGGCGGCTTGGGGGCCCTGATAGGTCCCGCCAAATTCGCTTAGCAATTGCGGGTGGAATTCCGCCCCTTGCTGCGCCTCTGTTTGCGTAATCGGCGCAGAAGCAGACGGAATTTCACCACCCATACACCCGGTAAGGGCAATTGACATGGTGGCAACCGAAGCAAGCGCGACGTTTTTTATGCGGGGCATTTTTGATCCTCCAAATTATCGTATGCGCAATGATAGCGCATGTGAAAAACTTGTTCAATCAACCCTTTGGCAGCAAAATTGTTCCTGCTAGGAAACTTAACGCCCTAATCTGATCCAAGCTGGAGAAAGCGCTCCTCGCGCAACCGGCGGATTTCCTCGCGTGGCAAATTCAGCAATGCGTCGATTTCTTCTCCAATCGCCGCACCCAGCGCTGTCGCAGCCAACGCGGGATCGCGATGCGCCCCGCCGACAGGCTCTTTGACAATCCGGTCAATCACACCGAGCTTCTTCAAATTCTGTGCAGTAATTTTCATCGCCTCGGCAGCATCAGGAGCTTTTTCAGCAGTCCGCCACAAAATCGATGCACATCCCTCAGGCGAAATGACCGAATACACTGCATGTTCAAACATCAAGACGCGTTCCGCGCTGGCAAGTGCAACCGCCCCGCCCGAGCCGCCTTCACCAACAATGCACGCAACCATTGGAACACCAAGCGCAAGACACGCTTCGGTCGAACGAGCAATCGCCTCTGCTTGCCCGCGCTCCTCGGCCTCAATGCCCGGAAAGGCACCCGAGGTATCAACCAAGGTCACAACTGGCAGCCCGAACTTATCCGCCATTTCCATCAGGCGGATCGCTTTGCGATACCCCTCCGGCTTACCCATCCCGAAATTATGCCGGATGCGGCTTTCGGTATCATTGCCCTTCTCATGACCGATCAGCATCACGCGCCGCCCATTGAGTTTCGCAAAGCCGCCTAGAATCGCTTCATCATCGCCGTAACTGCGGTCCCCCCCAAGCGGCATAAAATCGTCAAAAGCGTGCTCGACAAAATCACGAAAATGCGGACGCAACGGGTGGCGTGCAACTTGAGTCTTTTGCCATGGGGTGAGCGAGTTATAGGTGCTGGCCAGCAAATCAGCGTTCTTCTGCTCAAGCCGGACCAATTCGGCGGAAATATCGACTTCATCGCTGGCTGAGGCGGAGCGCAAATCTGCAATCCTGCCTTCGAGTTGAGCAATCGGTTTCTCAAATTCTAGGTAAGCTGTCATGGTTTTGCGCTAGTCCCTAGAACGGTTCTGGGCAAGAGGATGTCGTTCATTTACTAGCGCAACGAGCCGGGCACTGTCGACATGCGTGTAAATCTGGGTAGTCGCAATATCCGCATGGCCAAGCAAGGTTTGCAAGACACGCAAATCCGCCCCGCCCTCCAACAAATGCGTGGCGAACGCATGGCGCAGCACGTGCGGGCTGATCTTCTCCGCTGGCAAATCAGCTCTCAGCGCCAATTCTTTGAGCATTTGATACAGACGTATCCGGCTCAGGTGCTTGCCCCTCGATGGAAACAAAAACTTGGGTGCATCATCGCGCAGCGCGAGCCAATTCGCCAAGGCCTGCTTCGCACGGCCGCTAATCGGCACCATCCGGGTTGCACCGCCCTTGCCCGTAACTGTCAGGAATGGCGCATCACGCGGTACTGCGGATAAAGGTAGCGATACCAATTCTGTCGCGCGAAGGCCCGAACCGTAGAGCAATTCGAGCAAAGCCAGCATCCGCACGGCAGCGGGTTTTCCGCTTTCCGCCTCCTGCTCTGCCCGGGCCAACAAGGTTTCCACTTGATCATGCGAAAGGATTTTGGGAAGCGGCCGGCGGGCTTGCGGTCGTGGCAACGACGGTGATGGGTCGTCTTCGCGAAGCCCCTCATCAACGAGGAACCCAAAGAACTGCTTCAATGCCGAAGATTTTCTGGCCAGGCTTGATGGGGCCAAATCACTCCATGCCTGGCCTAAACGGTGCAAATCTTTTGCCTCCGCAGCAACCAGATCACCAATGAACTCTTCCGCGCTTTCAAGATCCCG is part of the Pontixanthobacter gangjinensis genome and encodes:
- the tsaE gene encoding tRNA (adenosine(37)-N6)-threonylcarbamoyltransferase complex ATPase subunit type 1 TsaE, with protein sequence MKVELPDLDAMNAFGERIAAKLVPGDVVALTGGLGAGKTTLARAVIAALGYNGEVPSPTFTIIETYDPPAVSLPLVHADFYRLKSPSEVEEIGLADYREGAILVAEWPDHAGGFAHEANCLSILLETADEGRIAIVEAGVGWLSRLP
- a CDS encoding aminoglycoside phosphotransferase family protein, giving the protein MSKLPAGIDSFLKSAGWVDASIDPIPGDASFRRYFRITASERKAMLMFAPPPEEDPQPFLHVAKWLNENDQRAPEIYAEDATQGWVLIEDFGNDRMRDWLDDNPQGEDLAYRAAIDALVDLHRRPAGPFPAYDMSVYQRETALLTEWFCPAAGLEVDEPSYQNAWIEALGPMYARQQPGVTVLRDYHAENIMLLGPAADGSGQQGLIDFQDALVGHPAYDLVSLLQDARREVSPELERDMLDHYLKQANADEHFEADYARLGAQRNAKIVGIFTRLNQRDGKPHYLDFIPRVWEAMERDLLHPALAPVAAWFDTNIPHPIRYAKGALPK
- the ahcY gene encoding adenosylhomocysteinase, yielding MAADKQDYIIQDISLADYGRAEINIAETEMPGLMALREEFGDSKPLTGARITGSLHMTIQTAVLMETLTALGAEVRWATCNIYSTQDHAAAAMAAAGIPIFAIKGETLAEYWDYVGNIFAWGTDADPDQTANIILDDGGDATSFALWGARLEAGETMPAPTNPEEIEMQRAVKAYIAKHPGYLTKTVQNLKGVSEETTTGVHRLYHLAKNGKLPFPAINVNDSVTKSKFDNLYGCKESLVDAIRRATDVMLAGKVACVAGFGDVGKGSADSLRNGGARVMVTEIDPICALQAAMEGYEVVTMEEATKRCDIFVTTTGNEDVITAEHMKAMKPMSIVCNIGHFDSEIQIGALDNYDWAEIKPGTDLVTFPDGKQIIILAKGRLVNLGCATGHPSFVMSCSFTNQVLAQIELYTKGEQYNNEVYVLPKHLDEKVAALHLEKLGVKLTKLSQNQADYIGVPVEGPFKPEHYRY
- a CDS encoding peroxiredoxin is translated as MTIAVGDTLPDVKLVKATPEGPEAVQSSDYFAGKKVALFSVPGAYTPTCSARHLPGFVEKSDELKAKGIDEIACTAVNDAFVLGAWKDANNADGITMLGDGNGDFAQAIGLTMDGSGFGLGQRGQRFSMVVNNGVVEQLNVEAPGDFSVSSAEHMLGQL
- a CDS encoding nucleotidyltransferase family protein — its product is MTKLASEAAMVMAAGMGKRMRPLTASQPKPLVRVAGKPLIDHTLDRLADAGVTDAVVNVHYLADALEAHVLERRNPKVVISDEREELLETGGGMVKAQGQLPDPFFCLNSDNIWLEGPQTAFHDLSKRWNAQEMDALLLLVPHGSARNFRGKGDFHMDALGKVSRRRSGRIAPFIYTGIQLVSHRLLRDAPAGKFSTNVLWSRAIEEERLFGVAFTGQWFEVGSPSSIAPTEEALQRG
- a CDS encoding PAS domain-containing sensor histidine kinase, with amino-acid sequence MELSPTALILIGLLLAAWTVGAAWMMIASAAKSRKAEGSRKAARRMARMIDEAPAIPLIVRTDGRIEGSDRLAGWFGLDLLPEYLSELEGGPGKGLSTSQLAELSQNIRRCQKTAAPFRMALTPPGSQRSLAVRGVLADPQVSPGGAALVWIFDFSESESELSRLREEAARARGDFGALVGIIEAAPMPMWFRGTDAKLQLVNKAYVTAVGAPSAEVAVDQQLELIEPVDGLTAAQIAGQAADKNMPIERIVTSTIDGERRSLRVSDLPLDKEGVAGYAVDIEEMEELGREFRAFRDAQRSILDQLSIGVGQFDAGRKLAFANGPFRRIFALNSGAVIQGLDFERLLLSARENGKTPEVRNFPEWRAEHVGWFSAGAAQEEAWPLSDGTHLRIIAQPMPDGGLVLIAEDRTEQLALSATRDTLLRTRTATFDSLFEALAVFAPDGRLQLWNRSFAGTWGLEPDHLDAHPLAPDLLEAIAQNLEKPKQVKSIGEVIRSATLDRKEQGGRLAMADGRTLEFAGVPLPDGNGLLTVLDITDSQMAEDSLRERNKALEASEEVKTKFLSNMSYEFRTPLTSIGGFAELLEAGVAGDLSDQGKEYVAAILQSVARLTDQVENVLDLSQSEAGLLPLTIKRLDMLPFVTSIVRTREQAIEDGGITLDLRGSKATGKIDADERQLGRAIGQLLDNAIAATASGGKILVDLSKNKGVAQIVISDNGAGMTPQELSRALEGQIDERRQGLGIPLAKQLVESHGGTLQIESRKGEGTAAIIRLHS